Below is a window of Fulvitalea axinellae DNA.
CCCGCGAGTATCTGAAAACGAAAGGCAAGCATAATCCCGCCACTATAAAAACTGTTGCGATATGGACCCAAAGTGGGAAGTTACCTCCCAAAAGCCAAATCGCCATTGTTACGCACACGAAAATCGCTACGTTGAAGGCGTAACTGATATACATTGCGCCAAAGAAAAAACCAGGTTCTCTTTCGAACCTTAAGCCACACTCGGGACATGTATGGTGCATAGACAAAAAGCCCACATACATCCACGCCGGCCGTTTAAATATTTTTCCTTGCCTGCATTGCGGG
It encodes the following:
- a CDS encoding DUF983 domain-containing protein; translation: MASNKNVSAGEAILRERCPQCRQGKIFKRPAWMYVGFLSMHHTCPECGLRFEREPGFFFGAMYISYAFNVAIFVCVTMAIWLLGGNFPLWVHIATVFIVAGLCLPFVFRYSRVLYLYWFGGVKHKPQGLSA